TCGACAACTTGCTTCTCAAACATAGTACGGGACGATGGCCTGTCATTAAATGTGACAACAACATGGGCTAATTGGAGGACCAAAAGACCGGTCAGAAAGTTTTACAAGAGTGTTGTAAAGgagggaagagaaagagatagagagaaagagaggtggagaggcttagggagtgaattccagagataagggtcccaggcagctgaaggcatggtcgCCAATGGCCGATCGATATAGgggggatgtgattgcactagagtgggtgcagaggagattcacctataaatgtgaggtgattcattttggtcggactaatttaaatgtggattacagggtcaaaggtcgggttctgaagactgtggaggaacagagagaccttggggtccatatccacagatctctaaaggttgccactcaagtggatagagctgtgaagaaggcctgtggtgtgttagcttttattaacagggggttggagtttaagagccgtggggttatgctgcaactgtacaggaccttggggagaccacatttggaatattgtgtgcagttctggtcacctcactataagaaggatgtggaagcgctggaaagagtgcagaggagatttaccaggatgctgcctggtttggagggtaggtcttatgaggaaaggttgagggagcgagggctgttctctctggagcggaggaggctgaggggagacttaatagaggtttataaaatgatgaaggggatagatagagtgaacgttcaaagactatttcctcgggtggatggagctattacaagggggcataactatagggttcatggtgggagatataggaaggatatcagaggtaggttctttacgcagagagtggttggggtgtggaatggactgcctgcagtgatagtggagtcagacactttaggaacatttaagcggttattggataggcacatggagcacaccaggatgatagggagtgggatagcttgatcttggtttcagataaagctcggcacaacatcgtgggccgaagggcctgttctgtgctgtactgttctatgttctatgtccaccAGGATGTGCAGGGCTGGGCAAgtttcagactcccaccaccctctgggtgaaaaggttttcctcaaatcccctctaaatctctggccccacccccccgtcctTACCGACCCCTCCACTgcggggaaaagttccttcctatctacccccATCACagcttcagctatgaagagagaggcTGGAGTTGTTTccttttattgttctttgttctctcttgatagatacatgaatggAAGACGAACGGAGGGTTAGAAACCGCGTAGTGGGCCTAAATAAGGATcaggatgggccgaagggcctgttcctgtgctgttttgttctttgttctttcttagaGCAGCgaaggtaggggggggggggaacctctGAGCAAAAAgatattttctcaaatcccctctgaacctcctgcccctttcctgacccctcaaccaagggggacAGCTACTCCTtactcaccctgtccacaccccggacattctctcttccaccttcttccgtcaggaaaaagatacaaaagcctgagatcacgtaccaaccggctcagagggaggtgggaatctggaatgcgctgcccgggaagatagtggaggctggaaacctttacaatatttaaaaaatatttggatgagcgctCGGAACACCAGAACATTCAAggatactgcagacgctggaatctgaaacggaaaatgctggaaaatctcagcaggtctgacagcatcggtggggagagaataggatattgggttcatgtcacgctatctgtaatccccacagcttgcctggacttgcagagtctcactggctgtcttgtctggagacaatacacatctctttaacctgtcttgatgctctctccactcacattgtgtgtacctttgagacttgattagctgtaagtattcgcattccaaccattgttctgtggattgagtttgtgtctttatatgccctgtttgtgaacagaattcccactcgcctgaagaaggggcttggggctccgaaagcttgtgtggcttttgctgccaaataaacctgttggactttaacctggtgttgttaaacttcttactgagagaatgggagccaacgtttcaaatcagctctgacgaagggttatccagcctcgaaacgttggttctattctctccccacagatgctgtcggacctcatagaagaaatcatagaaaccctacagtgcagaaggaggccattcggcccatcgagtctgcaccgaccacaatcccacccaggccctacgcccatatccctacatatttacccgctaatccctctaacctacacatcccaggactctaaggggcaattttagcatggccaatcaacctaacctgcacatctttggactgtgggaggaaaccggagcacccggaggaaacccacgcagacacgaggagaatgtgcaaactccacacagacagtgacccaagccgggaatcgaacccgggaccctggagctgtgaagcagcagtgctaacccactgtgctaccgtgccgcccagtgtaacctgctgagattttccagcattttctgtttttgataacaTTCGAGGATATGggacaggtgctggaaaatgggattagcgcctttcgcaagttccagactcccaccactctctgggtgaaaaggctttcctcaaatcccctctaaatctttgCCCCCCCTCCTTACCGACCCCTCCACTACGCGGAAACATTCCTTCCCAACTATCCTATCGTACTTGTGTATGATACTTGTGTATGATACTTGTGTATGATACATCATACTTGTGTACACCTCAAtcgtgtcccccctcagccttctctgctccagagaaaagaatccaagtctatccagtctctccttgtagctcaaacgctccgtcccaggcaacgtcctggtgaatctcctctgtgcctcctctagtgcaatcacatccttcctgtagtgaggtgaccagaactgcacacagtgctccagctgtgaatcatagaatcccaacagtgcagaagcaggccattcggcccaccgagcctgcgccgacaacactcccacccaggcccggtctctgacagagcatgttacctaggcccactccctaccctatccccataacgccatgcatttaccctagctagtcccgctgacactaaggggcaatttagcatggcccatccacctaacccgcacgtctttggagtgcgggagggaaccggagcacccggaggaaacccacgtagacacggggagaacgtgcaaactccacacagacagtgacccgaggccagaattgaaccctggtccctggtgctgtgaggcagcagtgccaaccactgtgccaccctatggccTAACCAACACCCTGTACGGTCCAACGTAATCTCCTTGCACTTATACTCCACACCCCAACTGATGGAAACAAGTGTCCCATTCGCCTTCTTAACTgtcccattcacctgctctacGGTAGAGAGggctaagtcatgatgtggagatgccggcgttggactggggtaaacacagtaagaagtttaacaacaccaggttaaagtccaacaggtttatttggtagcaaaagccacacaagctttcggagccttaagctccttcttcaggtgagtgggaattctgttcacaaacagggcacataaagacacaaactcaatttacagaataatggttggaatgcggatattacagctcatcaagccttaaaggtacaaacaatctgagtggagagagcatcaagacaggctaaaaagatgtgtattgtctccagacaagacagccagtgaaactctgcaggcccaggcaagtcgtgggggttacaaatagtgtgacatgaacccaatatcccggttgaggccgtcctcatgtgtgcggaacttggctatcagtttctgctcagcgactctgcgctgtcgtgtgtcgtgaaggccgccttggagaacgcttacccgaatatcaaaggccgaatgcccgtgaccgctgaagtgctccccaacaggaagtgtcccgaggcatggtacattggggaaaccatgcagacgctgcaacaacggatgaatgaacaccgctcgacaatcaccaggcaagactgttctcttcctgtgggggagcacttcagcagtcacgggcattcagcctctgatcttcgggtaagcattctccaaggcggccttcacgacacacgacagcgcagagtcgctgagcagaaactgatagccaagttccgcacacatgaggacggcctaaaccgggatattgggttcatgtcacactatttgtaatccccacagcctgcctggacctgcagagtctcactggctgtcttgtctggagacaatacacatctctttaacctgtcttaatgctccctccactcacattgtctgtatctttaagacttgattagctgtaagtatttgcattccaaccattattctgtaaattgagttagtgtctttatgtgccctgtttgtgaacagaattcccactcacctgaagaaggagcttaaggctccgaaagcttgtggcttttgctaccaaataaacctgttggactttaacctggtgttgttaaacttcttactgagaggggtaaggccatggagggatttgaaaatgaggaaacGTAATTGAGAGTTGAGGAACTGTCTatcctgagggtcagtgagtatgGGGATGAGTTAACTTGACCTTTCCtgaccattttgatttgatttattattgtcacatgcattgggatgcagcgaaaagtattgtttcttgtgcaccatacagacaaagcataccgttcattgagtacataggggagaaggagaggagagggtgcggaatgttgtgtcatagtcatagctcgggtgtagagaaagatcagcttaatataaataaaagcaaattactgcggatgctggaatctgagcccaaaagagaaaatgctggaaaatctcagcaggtctggcagcatctggaaggagatttTATCCTTGAAGTatgaagtgtggacagagtcaatggataggggagaaggaaaggagacggtgcagaatgtagtgtcatagctagggtgtagagaaagatcaacttaatataagattcaaaagtctgacagcagcagggaagaagctgttcctgagtcggttggtacgtgtcctcagacttttgtatctttttcccgatggaagaaggtggaagagagaatgtccggggtgcgtggggtccttaattatgctggctgctttaccaaggcagagggaagtgtagacagagtcaatggatgggaggctggtttgcgtgatggattgggctacattcacgaccttttgcagttccttgcggtcttgggtagagcgatcttgggcagaggtagacagagtcaatggatgggaggctggtttgcgtgatggactgggctacattcaccaccgtttgtagttccttgcggtcttgggtaaaGCGATCTTGGGCAGAGGTAGACAGCGttaatggatgcgaggctggtttgcattcTGAGTTGGTTTGTAAATTGTGTCTCTGGCTCTGAGGCCTGCTTTCGAGTAACCGCGTTCTCTTTTCCCCCTCAGATGAGTCGGAGCCTGCCTACTATGTCTGCACCTCGTGTGAGGAACCTTTCTCCAGTGCCAGAGTCCTGCTGCGCCATGCCCAGTATACCCACGGCTTCCACATCTACCTGGAACTGGATGACTCGGAGAGGATGGGTGTCTCCCCGTCGCCCAGCGCCGAGCGGCCAGCTCAGTCTTCGGCCACCCCCGCCCTGGACGGGAGCCCCTTTGAGTGCCCCGAGCCCTCGTTCCGCGGGCGCTCCCCCGCCAGCTCCCTACTCTtcaccccctctctccgctgCCCGCCTGACTACAGCGACAGCGGCTCCGAGGAGGCCAGCAACCCCGTGCCCGCCTCCGGACGCCCCGCTGCCGACCCCGCCTTCCCGCTGCCGGGCAAGGAGATGGACTTCTCCCGGCGGCTGCGGAAGCTGGCAGGAGGGGTGGGCCCTTCCCCGGCCGGCCGGAACCAGGGATCCCAGGCGGCCTTCCTGAGCgggcactccccctccccaccaccgctGGCCGCCGGCTCCTCCCGGCCTCACGGGCGCAGCAAGGAGTGCGAGTTCTGTGGCAAGAGCTTCAAGTTCCCCAGCAACCTGGTGGTGCACCGGCGCAGCCACACCGGAGAGAAGCCGTACCGGTGCCCGTTCTGTGACCACGCCTGCAGCCAGTCCAGCAAGCTCAAACGCCACATGAAGACCCACCTCAACCACACCGGCCTCTTCAACGGCTGGGCGGGTACGCTGCCCGAGGGCACCATCAAGGAGGAGAGTTACCGGCACCGCGTCTACCCGCCGCCCAGCCGTGAGAACGGTGCCTACGAGGAGGCCGAGGAAGACGCCAGGCCCCAGAGCCACGGCTACCCGGCGGTAACCATTGGCACAATGCTGAGTGGGCAAGACGACCTCGACTTAAAGGTGAGTCGCCTGAGTTAAATTGCATTCCAGCTTCCACCCTCTActgggtgcagaaggaggccgttcagcccattgtgcccgtGCTGGCTCTTTGGTAAGAGCTAACCAAATCGTCCTGCTCCCTCAGCGCTTTCCCCAGAGCCTTGCAAAATCATTCCTTTTCCAATATTTTCCTTAGAATAgaataggatccctgcagtgcaaaaggaggtcattcagtccatcgagcctgtatggacaacaatctcacccaggccctatcctcttgaACCCACCTATTCAccccgcaaatccccctgacactaaggggcaacttagcatggccaatccacctaacttacatatctttggacactaaggggcaatttagcatggccaatccacctaaactgcacagctttggacactaaaggacaatttagcatggccaatccatctaacctgcacatctttggacactaaggggcaatttagcacggccaatccacctaacctgcacatctttggacactaaggggcaacttagcatagcaaatccacctaacctacatatctttggacactaaggggcaatttagcatggccaatccacctaaattgcacatctttggacactaaaggacaatttagcatggccaatccatctaacctgcacatctttggacactaaggggcaatttagcatggccaatccacctaacctgcacatctttggacactaaggggcaatttagcatggccaatccacctaacctgcacatctttggacgctaaggggcaatttagcatggccaatccacctaacccacacatctttggacactaagggacaatttagcatggccaatccacctaacctgcatatctttgaggtgtaggagggaactggagcacctggaggaaacccatgcagacacggaaagaatgtgcaaactccacatagacagtcacccgaggcgggaatcaaacccgggtccctggcgctgagaggcagcagtgctaaccactgtgccaccgtgctgcccccgatTCAAACTCCCGATCGAATCTGCCACCAAACTCTCGAGAAGGCCGAAGGAGCTTCAATTTAGCACTTCATCTGAAAGgtttcccttagtgtcgggggaccagcaggataaatgtgtggggttatggagatagggcctgggtgggattgtagtcggtgcagactcaatgggccgaatggcctccttctgcgctgtaagattCGATGGTTCTATGAGTTTTATAAGAGAAAATCGGATAATGATTTGAAGGTAAACATTGAAAGGACCACAGGGGCGTGAGACTTAGCTGAGTTACTCTtgtagagagccagcatggacgcAAGGGGCCGAGCGGCCTCTTTCATTGCTGTGACCATTCCTATCTAGATGAAAAATCAGCCAGAGCCTCTGTTCCCCATCGCTGTCCAGTGActgtgtgccccccccccaccccccccgacctgGAGTGTGGCCTTGCTCAAGCCACTGACCCTTGCTATCTTGGGTCATGTGTAAACTCAATAGTGTGGCCACGGTATTGGACAAGCGGCTCAAAGGTCGAGAGTTCAAGCCCTTATCGCAGGGCGGTTTGCGCAAGTAGATTCACTAAACCGAGGGCCGGAGTCAGAAGAAACTGACCACAGAATGTGCCGGAAAAGCTAGCGGGTGTCCCTTAGCGAAGGGAACCGGCTCGCCATGCCCCTGCTACGCTTGTTACTCAAATCCACACTATCCGGTTGACAACTCTGGAGGCATTCgtgtgagtggcacggtggcaccacctgcctcacggcgccagggacccgggttcgattctggcctcgggtcactatctgtgcggagtttgcatgttctccccatgtctgcgtgggtttcctccgggtgctctggtttcctcccacactccaaagatgtgcaggttaggtggattggccgtgctaaattgccccttagtgtcccaagatgtgcaggttaggtggattggccgtgctaaattgccccttagtgtcccaagatgtgcaggttaggtggattggccgtgctaaattgccccttagtgtcccaagatgtgcaggttaggtggattggccgtgctaaattgctccttagtgtccaaagatgtgtaggttaggtggattggccatgctaaattgccccttagtgtccaaagatgtgcagattaggtggattggccatgctaaattgccccttagtgtccaaagatgtgcaggttaggtggattggccatgctaaattgccccttagtgtccaaagattagtttaggtggattaaccgtgggaaatgtgtggggttacggggataggtcaggGGGTTGGGCATGGGTAAAATACTCAAGAGAgtcgggtgcagactcaatgggccgaatggctttcttctgcactgtagggattctgtgattctatgactgggTTGCGATACAGTtgaaatgtgaaatgattctaTAAATTAGAGCCTGAGAATTGGAATTTGGCTTTTaggactgtgatgaggaggaatttcttcagtcagggcggtgaatctgtggacctCTGTACCCCAGGGGACTTTGGACACTGAATGgttgagtatgttcaaagcagagattgatagatttctagataccaatgGCATCGAGGAATATGCTGATAGTGTGGGAAGGTGGCTTTATAGAAATTaatttacagaatccctacagtgcaggaagaggccatttggcccatcgagtctgcactgaactctctgacagagcatcttacccaggccctctccccataactccacgtatttaacccactgatccccctaatctacacatctttggacactacgggacaatttagcagggccaatccacctaatttacacatctatggagaaaaccggagcacccggaggaaacccacgcagacacggggagaacgtgcagactccacacagacggtgacccaaggccgggattcgaacccgggtccctggtgcagtgagtcagcagtgctaaccactgtgccaccgtgccccccccctgTAAAAGTAGGTGagaagattggccatgatctaaagttaaagtttatttattaatcacaagtcggcttacattaacactgcagtgaagttactgtgaaattcccctagtcaccacactctggcacctgttcggatcaatgcaccctaaccagcacctcttccagttaagtggcagagcaggtccaaggggctgaatggcctcctgttgctcCTATGAATGGGATACACAGATCGGGTGCAGAGAGGATCATGTGGAGTatatggacttgatggtttgagttataaggagaggctggatagactgggagttttttccctggagcataggagactgaggggtgatcttatagaggtctataaaataatgaggggcatacatcagccagatagtcaatatcttttcccaaaggtaggggagtctaaaactagagggcataggtttaaggtgagaggggagagatacaaaagtgtccagaggggcaattttttcactcagtaagtggtgagtgtctggaacgagctgccagagatagtggtagaggcgggtacaattttgtcttttaaaaagcatttacacgggtaagatgggtatagagggatatgggccaaatgcgggcaattgggactagcttcggggcttaaaaaaaaggggcggcatggacaagttgggccaaagggcctgtttccatgctgtaaccctctgtGACTCGATAAGCACTGGAATGTGGCATATTTCAATGTTGTAGCTACAATGTAAGGTCAAAAGGGCCTTGGGAGTTAGGACAGTCTCAACTCGAGTTGACTGTGAGAGgagggacatgatgggctgaagggcctcgctGGCATTAATCAAACGTAAATTGTGTTTTGTGACAGATTAAAGTCCTGAAGGAGGAGCCAGAATCGGGTGAGGATCTGCTGCCGGGGGAGCTGAAGGAGCAGTCGGACTGTGAGGAGAATGAGGCCCTGTCCGAATCGGACCAATTCAACACCGAGGGGGATGCCGACTTTGCCAACGGTGAAGCCAAGGCTGCCATCGTCTCGCCGGCGCCACCG
Above is a window of Mustelus asterias unplaced genomic scaffold, sMusAst1.hap1.1 HAP1_SCAFFOLD_2841, whole genome shotgun sequence DNA encoding:
- the LOC144490071 gene encoding BCL11 transcription factor A-like — translated: MASQSGLRNQDLLTCGQCGRHFLLSNILGFIEHKKSRCQRPSRLRDSRGGPHSPLTAQQAAADPLATGEDGRVASVSEIGTEENSARDESEPAYYVCTSCEEPFSSARVLLRHAQYTHGFHIYLELDDSERMGVSPSPSAERPAQSSATPALDGSPFECPEPSFRGRSPASSLLFTPSLRCPPDYSDSGSEEASNPVPASGRPAADPAFPLPGKEMDFSRRLRKLAGGVGPSPAGRNQGSQAAFLSGHSPSPPPLAAGSSRPHGRSKECEFCGKSFKFPSNLVVHRRSHTGEKPYRCPFCDHACSQSSKLKRHMKTHLNHTGLFNGWAGTLPEGTIKEESYRHRVYPPPSRENGAYEEAEEDARPQSHGYPAVTIGTMLSGQDDLDLKIKVLKEEPESGEDLLPGELKEQSDCEENEALSESDQFNTEGDADFANGEAKAAIVSPAPPGLANGFGFHSKRLLGPPLGPSLLRAPLKPVKAEKDLLPEEASRNFYSRWLADCAASRKPAGPPSTAARASPSSEHSGEMPGSCSSSPPRDASADSGTASGHSTPKRLGAGRGGGGDACRRRNTCEFCGKTFRNASNLTVHRRSHTGERPYRCELCSYACTQSSKLTRHMKTHMQPGKEVFRCNTCNIPFSIYSTLEKHMKKRHSEHPQLSN